DNA sequence from the Prochlorothrix hollandica PCC 9006 = CALU 1027 genome:
AATTGGAAGTGGTTCCCCGCCGCTGTCAGCAGCGATCGCCCCAACTGTTGATCCCAGACCTGGGCCAGTTGCCCCGTGGCCGGATCCAGGGTTACCCGGAGGTATGGGTTGGCCAGGGTCCAAGTCTGGGGATCCCAGGTGGCTTCAGGAGTGGTCTGGGGAACGGCTCCAGGTACTCGTTCAGACCCTCGTTCAGACCCTCGTTCAGACCCTCGTTCAGACCCTCGTTCAGAAAATACCGGTGTAGCGTCCTCCACACCGGGCACCAACCAATAGAGGTGATAGCCCAGGGGGGGCACCGTTGCCGTAAACAGCAGGTCTCCCTCAGGGGTGGTTTGGCTGGGGCAGGGCTGACCGTCGGCGCTGTGGATCTGGTAGACCGTCCCCGGATCTCCCCCAGGCTGGGGCAGGGTTACGGCCTGCGATCGCCGCCAGTTGAGGGCATTGAACACCACCCAGGGCTGGGCAGCGGGGTGGGGCGGTGGCGGCAGGGTAATGGCTTGGGCTAGGGTTTGCAGCGATCGGGTCTCAATGCGGTGAGCCGTGGCTAGGGCCATTTGCCAATGCGGATTAACGGTGTCATAGACCTCAGGGATGGAGGAACCGGGCAAAATATCATGGAATTGATTAAATAAGACCTTTTTCCAGGCTATTTCTAGGTCAGCGCTGGGGTGGGGCACTGAGACCACCAGAGTCGCTAAGGAGGCCCACAGTTCTGCTGCGTAGAGATCATGCTCACAGCGGCGGTTAAACCATTTTTGCTCCCCATGGCTGGTGTAGCAGCCCCGATGCAGTTCTAGGTACAGATCACTCTGCCAGGGGCTGAGATTCGGCTGGATTCGGCATAGGTTTGGTGAGGGTGGGGCGATCAACTCCCCAGCGATCAACTCCCCAGCGATCGGATCTTCAGCGATCGACTCCCCAGCGATCGACTCCCCAGCGATCGGATCCCCAGCGATCGACTCCCCAGCGATCGAGTCTCCAGCGATCAACTCCTCAGCGATCAACTCCCCAGCGATCAACTCCCCAGCGATCGACTCCCCAGCGATTGCGACTCCAGGAATCCCATCCCCCGCGATCGAGTCCCCTACAACAGACCACCCCAAAGGGGCAGTGAGGGCCGGGGTGCCGGGGGTTAAGGGATCCAGAGAGTCCAGTTCCCGATCCAAATAGTCATGGAGCCGGGTCCACTGGAGCCGGGGAAACAGGGGCGATCGCTGCCAGCGGCGCACCGTCTGCACCATGTCTCGGCTGGGTCCCCCCCCATGGTCTCCCACCCCCGGCAACCACAAGCTGCCCCGTAAACCCGTGGTCTTCTCCCAGTCAGAGGCCGCTGTGGCCAGGGCCAGGGCATCCACCCCCCTGCCAATGGGGGCAGTCATCACTCCCCAAACAGGGGTGCCATCGGGAGATTGCCAAGGAAAAAGGCGCTGGGGAAACGTATTCGTGTCATTCCACGTTAGTTTCTGGGTCAAAAAGTAATCTACACCCCCCTGGCGTAGAATTTGGGGCAACTGCCAGCCAAAGCCAAAGGTGTCCGGCAACCAAGCGACCCGGTTGATCTGCCCCAAGTGTTCCTGGCTATAGCGTTGGCCATAGAGCACCTGACGCACCATGGCTTCCCCGCCACTGAGCACCAAATCCGGCTCCACCCAGAGACCGGCGATCGATTCCCAGCGGCCCTGATCAAACCGCGATCGCAGGCGGTTAAAGAGGGCGGGACGGTGCTGCTGTAACCAGGCAAACAGGGCGGGACTGGAGTGGCCAAAGGTCAGTTCTGGAAACTGGTCTTGGAGGTGTAGCACCGATCGAAAGGTGCGCTCTGCCACCTCCCAGGTTTCCGCCACGGGCCAGAGCCATGCCAGATCTAAATGGGCATGACCCACCAGATAAATGGTGCGCTGGCGCAACCACTGTCCCCAAGGCTGAAGCTGTTGCCGTAGGGCCATCAGGCTCTGGTCTAACCGGGGGCGATCCACCAGGGGCCGATCGACGGAGACGGGATCGACGGAGACGGGATCGACGGGGGAGCGATCCACGGGGGAACCCTGGCCCAGGGGTAAAGATCCCAATCGATGGACTACGGGGGCGATCGCCCGCTGGAGATCCCCTAAAATCGCCGGTTCCAGCCGCTGACCATAGGCCACCAGACTGGCCAGTTCCTGGGCCACAAACTGGGGTTCCGGGCAGGTGTGGCTGGGGTCGAGGTGGGTTCCTGCTTCAAATTGCACTTGGCTGCTGACCAAGGCTCCCGGATCATGGCCAGGACTGACCAGGCGCACCATCACCCCAAAACTATCCCCCTCCTGGCAACAGTCCGTTAAGACCACCCGGGCGGCACAGTCAAACAGGTCCCCCTCCTGCACCAACACCCCATCCACAAAAATCGCCGCCGCCTCAGCCCACCAACTCAAGGCCAACTTAGCCTCCAATCCCCCCAGATCATAGCCCCAGCGGTGGGCCGGTAGGGTGATCCGCTGCCCCAACCACAGCACCCGCCGCCCTTGGTCCCAGGCAATGTGGCCGCGATCGTTGACGGTCACTGGCTCCCACTGCTGCCAGACATCCCCCGTCCCTGAACTCCCCCAGCCCCCCGCCCCCGGCTCTTTCCCTCCCCATGCCCGCCACTGGCCTTGCAGGGGCATTTGGCCCAACGTCCCTAAGGTTTGGCAAACTGCCTCAATCTGGCGGTAATCACCCCGGCTTTGATCATCGTTCTCCTGCTGGCCCATCACCCCTCATCTCCCTGGATTGTTGTAACACCGGATTGTTGTAACACCGGATTGCTGTAACACCGGATTGCTGTAACACCCGATTGCTGTAACACCGGATTGTTGTAATACCAGGTTATCTCCCCAGGGGTTCTTGGCCCTACGATTCCCCCTTGGCATCACCCCTTGGCATCACCCCTTGGCATCACCGGAGTCTGGCAAGGTTGGGGTTGGCCCTAGGTTGGCCCTAGCTCTGGGGCGGCGGTCGTCGAGACCGGGGTCGATCGCCCAAACACCACTACCTCATCCCGTTCATAGCGCTGCTCAAAGGTATTGGACTGCACCAGGTAATCCAAGATCCGTTGGTGGGTGGCTTGATCACTGCCCCAACCGGGATGGCGACCATTGAGCACCACATAATCAAAGCGATCCACCTCCTCCACCGCCTGACCCACCAAGGTTTGGCGGATCAGCGATCGTTGGGATAACTGGGGCGCAATATTGGAGGTGGTCAAGACTCCCCCTTTAGTGGTCACGGCGGCGATCGCCCCACGGGTGGCCTGCCAGGTGTCCAACTGGTTGAGGTAAATGCTCCAGAAATAGCCCGGTTTAGCCAAGGCCACAAACCCCACCACCGCCCACCCCAGCATCAGTTGGCGGCGGCGCAGCCAGGTTCGATCGGAAGTCAGGGCTGCCAGGACCATCAACACCAGAAACGGTAAAATCGGCACGGAATATTGATGGACTAAATCCCGCTGGGTGTCGGCATCGGACAATAAATTTAAGACAAACTGGGGCAGGGCGGGAATTAACATCACCCAATTTCGGTAGTGCAATCCCCACACATAGGGAATGAGCAAGAGTACAGCATATTCAAGACTGGAGAGCTGAAAGAGATGCCCTAGGATAATCTGGGGATTTTTCACCAGATTCAGCCCAATGTCTAAGACAGAATCCCCCAAATAGTCGTAACGGCCCACGGCTGCGTGTTCTCCCCCGGTGAAGTAGGGGAAAATAACCTGGGTGGAAAACAGAAACCAGGCAGTGCTCAGGCCAGCGGCGATCGCCCCGCAGATGCGCCGTTGTTCAAAACACCAGAGCCACACCCCCACCATGATTAAGGTCAGGGATAACACGGCCTTGGAGGCTAAGATCAAGAGAATCCAGGCCGTAAAGGGTATAATTCGCCGCGATCGCGCCGCCAGCACTGCCCCCAAAATGCCAGGGATGGCAATGACATCGGAGTGAAAGTCAAACAGATTGACATTAAAAACCACGGGGGACAGGAGATAAACCAGGGTCAGGGTGTTGGCTAAACTCCGGGACAATCCCCCTTGGATGGCCAGTAACCACACCAAGGGCGCTGCCCCCCCCAGGGCGATGGCCTGGACAGCAAACAGCCAGTGGACATCGGCATAGAGGCGATAGAGGAGGGCCAGGGGATAGAAAATAAAGGCCGCATGATCCCCCAGGATATGAAAGCCTGAAAAGGAAACGATGGGGGTTGGCCTTGGCTAATGAGATAGATGCCTTGGTCAAACCAGGCTAAATCAAAGGCAGTGGATCGGAAGAGACCATGGCGCAGGCTGCTGCAACCGAAGAGGAGCAGAACAGTCCCCAGGCTGAGGAACCAGATGGAACGGGGGATCCAGGGCAAGGGTGCGGGGGGGGACACTGAGGCATCAGTCATGGGCGGTGTTTCAGGAGCAGTTTTTGGCGGGGACTGTGGGGGATGAGCTTGATTTTTTTGAGTGGAGTGTGTTGTATGAGCGATGGCAAGGGACGCAGCAACGGCTTCAGATTTTGTTGCCATAGATGCAAATTTCAAGAGGGGTGAGGGTTTAGGCGCTGATGAGGGAGAGAGAAGTGGGGGTGGTGTGGCAGGTGAGCCGATCGTAGCCGACGGTGAGTTCAAAGAGGTCGGTGTAAAAAATAGCGGTGGATCGATCGCCTTGGGTTTGCAGTTGCAGATCGATGAGGTCAGCGGGTTCGGAGTCTGGGAGCGCGGGGTTGAGGTCTGGGGATAGGGGTTGCCAGCGGATATCGTAGCACTGGTGTAGGGTTAGGGTAAAGGGCAAATTTTGACCGTGGGGGTCGTATAGTCCTTGAATGACAAGGGTTTTCCCCCAGTTTTGTAACTGAATCTCTGTAATGAGGGAGGTAAAGTCTCCAAGGCCGAAGGGTTCGAGGGCTTCTAGCATTGAATGGTTTCTCCGGTATTGTGGGTTCGAGCCTACATTCCGCAGGTTGGAGTGCAGCTTTTATAATTTGTCAGTTGTGTCGGGGAGTGGAGAATGGGAGTCAAAGTAGAGAACCTGGATCACCTGGGTATCGTCGCCGGGATCATTGACGACCTGGGTATCGTGGAGCAAATTGACGCGGCGGTGGGGACTGCTGCCCAGTCCAAAGTCAGCCCGGGTCAGGCCGTCAAAGCGATGATTCTGAACGGATTAGGATTTGTGAGCGCCCCCTTGTACCTGTATGGGAAGTTTTTTGAAGGGAAGGCAGCAGGACACCTGCTCGGGGAAGGGATAACAGGGGAGATGCTCAATGATGACCTGCTGGGTCGAGTGCTAGACCGGTTGTGGCGCTATGGGGTGAGTGAGTTGTTCAGCGTGATTGCGATGAGAGCGTTCCAGGTGTTTGGGTTGGCTCCCGTGAGTTATCACTTAGACTCCACGAGTTTATCGGTCCAGGGCCAATACAGAGCGAAGTCAGAAGCAGCGGAGGAGGAGCCGGTAGAGGAGCAAGGGGAAGGGCGAGAAGAGCCGAAGCCAGAGGTCTCCCCCGAGGGAGGAGAGGAGAGCGAACCCGCTGTCATCGAGATTACCTACGGCTATTCTCGGGATCATCGTCCCGACCTGAAACAGTTCATGATGGACGTGATTTGCAGCGGGGACGGGGGAGTGCCCCTGATGCTCAACTTAGGGGATGGGAACCAAAGTGATACCGCCGTGTTCAGTCAGCGGATCGCCGCATTTCGGAAGCAGTGGAGCGTAGAGGGACTGTTTGTGTCAGACAGTGCTCTCTACAGTGAAGAGAACTTACAGGCGCTGAGGGGGTTGCAGTGGTTAACCCGAGTGCCATTGCGCCTGAAAGCAGCCCAGGAAGCCGTGAGCAACCTCAGTATCGATGCCTTCCAAGGGAGTCAGACGAAGGGGTACCGCTTTGCCACCCTCTGTAGTGATTATGGTCAAGTGCAACAACGCTGGGTTGTGTTTGAGTCGGCGGTTTCCCGGCAGCAAGACCTCAAACTGCTGGATAAGCAGGTGAAAAAGGCGGAGGCGGAGGCGAACCGGCAGGCCAAGCAACTGAGCCAGATAGAGTTTGCCTGTGCTGAAGATGCCCATCAAGCGGGAGAGCAGTGCGGCAAGACGTGGCGCTATCATCAGGTGGAGTCTGTCTCTGTCACGGAGAAGGCGCATTATCCCAAACGAGGACGACCCAAGCCCGACGAGCAACCTCAACGCCTCTCCTGTCACGCCACGATTACCCTAACGCTGGATACAGTCGCTGTGGCTACGGCTCAGCGCAAAGCCGGTCGTTTCATCCTGGCAACCAATAACCTAGATGAACAAGCCCTCAGTGCCGATGACTTGCTCAAATTCTACAAACAACAACTGTATTCAGAGCGGGGGTGGCGTTTCCTCAAAGACCCCCTCTTTTTCACCTCCAGTGTCTTTTTGAAGACTCCTCGACGCATCATGGCCTTAGCCATGGTCATGACTCTCGCTTTGATGGTCTATACCTTGGCAGAACGACGGTTGCGACAGGCTTTACACAACACTCAGCAGACCGTTCCTGACCAAAAAAATAAGCCGACCCAAACCCCCACCCTCCGCTGGATTTTCCAGTGTTTTCAGTCCATTCATCTCCTGTGGCTTGACGAACAGAAGCTCATCTCTAACCTCAAGTCGTTTCATCTTCAGGTGTTAGCTCTGTTGGGTCCCTCTTGCCAAAAATATTATTCCCTACCCTGAAACTGCGGAATGTGCGATTGGGGGGAGATTTCTTTGATTACCATTGGTTAGATGAAAACCGCCTGCGCCTCTATTTGATGGATGCCGCAGGCCATGGTTTGCGGGCGGCACTGTTTTCGGTGTCGGTACAAAACTTTATTAAGTCGTTTTCGTTAGCCAATCAAACCGTTGATCTCTGCGATCCATCCCAGGTGTTGCAATTGGTTAATGATAGCTTTCAGATGGCAGACCACCATGATCAATATGTGACGCTGTGGTATGGGATTTTCGATCGCCGCACCCAACAGTTAACCTACAGCAGCGCAGGCCACCCCCCCGCCATTCTGATCTCGCCCCAGGTTTACCAGCAATTACCAGCCACGGGAATCCCCATCGGGGTTTTAAAAACCACCCCCTTTCCGTCCCAAACCTACACAGTTCGGCCCGGTAGTAGCCTGAATATTTTTAGTGATGGTATCTATGAACTGGTGAATTTGTCCGCCAACGCAAACGAACGGGAGCAAGGGGTCGGGGATACGGGGGCGATCGCAGCGGTTACGGATCCGGATCCCTCTAGTGATCCCAGTGCCAGTAACTCTGATGGCGGGAACTGGCCAGAGGTGCCCGTGGAACCCGGATCAGCCCCAAAGATCTATGGTTTATCTCGTTTTCTAGATCTTTTACATATCTTTGATACAAAATCAAATACCCCCCTGACATGGCTACCCCAGGAGGTTTTGCACCAAACGGGGCAGCAACACTTTCCCGATGATTGTTCCCTGGTGCAAGTCCAGTTTGACAGTTGGCTATAGGGCACCTCGATTAATGGGGTTGGGCAGCTTCGCCGCCCGCCTCAACCCTGATTCTTACGTTGGCACAGGGGCGAGAATAGGGATTTTTCGAGGTGCCCTACAGCAACCCTAAATCAGTTGTAAGGATCTCGACGGCTGAAACCCTTGGTGTGGTGTGCCCCCTCCGGGGGCACACCACACGACCCATTTAGGACTGCTGTATAACAAACCGAGGTTATAAACCCAGGGCACGATCGCCGATGGCCCGGTGAATACGATCGAGACACTCCGCCAGGGGCAGCGCCCCCAACTCCCCAGCCGTGCGGGTGCGGAGATTCAGGGCTTGGGACTCCACTTCCTTAGCGCCCACCACCGCAATGACCGGAATCTTTTGTTTTTCCGCATTGCGTACCATCTTGCCCAGGCGATCGCCGCTGTGGTCCACTTCCGCCCGGATCCCCAGAGCCTGCATTTGGGCCGCCACATCCTGGACAAAGGGGCGAAACTCCTCGGTGACCGGCAACAGACGCACCTGCACCGGAGCCATCCACAGGGGGAAATTGCCCACATACTCCTCGATTAAAATGCCGATTAACCGCTCTAGGGAACCAAAGGGGGCGCGGTGAATCATCACGGGGCGCTGGCGACTGCCATCCTCCGCCACATACTCTAAATTGAACCGTTCCGGCAGATTATAGTCCACCTGCACCGTCCCCAACTGCCACTCCCGCTCCAGGGCATCCTGGAAAATAAAGTCCAGCTTCGGACCATAGAACGCCGCTTCGCCAATGCCCTCAAAGGTTTGCATCCCCAGGGTCTCCGCTGCGTTGCGAATGGCGGACTCTGCCTTATTCCAGGCATCATCAGAGCCAATATACTTATCCGACTCCGGATCCCGGAAACTGAGGCGGGCTTTGAAGTTGGTCAGGTGCAAACTGCGGAACACCGTCAGGATCAGATCCACCACCTTGAGGAACTCAGCGGCCAACTGATCCGGGGTCACAAACAGGTGGGAGTCATCCACCGTAAAGCCCCGCACCCGCGTCAGTCCCCCCAGTTCCCCCGACTGTTCGTAGCGATAGACCGTGCCGAACTCCGCCAGCCGCATGGGCAGTTCCCGGTACGATCGCAGTTCGTTTTTATAAATTTGGATGTGGAAGGGGCAGTTCATGGGCTTCAGCACAAACCCCTGCTCCGCCAGTTGGGCCACGGGATCCTCCGCCATCATGGGGAACATATCGTCTTTGTAGTTCTGCCAGTGGCCCGACACCTTGAACAGATCGACCCGGCCAATGTGGGGGGTGACCACGGGCAAATAACCCCGCTTGGTTTGCTCCCCTTTCAAGAAATCTTCCAGGGTCGATCGCAGCACCGTTCCCTTGGGAGTCCAGAGGGGCAACCCCGGACCCACGGGGTCACTGAACAGAAACAACCCCAACTCTTTCCCCAGACGGCGGTGATCCCGCTTGAGGGCTTCCTCCTTGCGCCGCTTATATTCCGCCAATTGCTCCGGGGTCTCCCAGGCGGTGCCATAGATGCGTTGCAGTTGGGCCTTGGTTTCATCCCCCCGCCAGTAGGCACCGGCCACGGTTTCCAGGGCGATCGCCTTGGGATCCAGTTCGCTGGTGTTGTCGATGTGGGGACCGGCACAGAGATCCCACCATTGATCCCCCATGTGGTAGAGGGTGATCGGCTCCTGGATGCCATCCAGGATCTCCCGCTTGTAGGGTTCCCCCAGGGCGGCAATGCGGGTCTGGGCTTCCTCTCGGCTCACCTCTTCCCGCACCATGGGCAGCTTTTTGCGAATAATCTTGTCCATCTCCTTTTTGATGGCCTTGAGGTCAGCCTCAGAAAAGGGCTGATCAATGTCAAAGTCATAGTAAAAGCCGGTCTCTGTCCAGGGTCCAATGGTCACCTGCGCCTGGGGAAAGAGGGTTTGCACCGCCATGGCCAAAACATGGGAGGTGCTGTGGCGGATCCGCTTGAGGCGATCGGACTCGCTGGTGCGGGGCAGGTGAACCGTGGACTGTTCAGGGGAAGGGGACATAGGAGGATGGGGGGTAAAGTCAGGGCAGATAAGGACAACGGGCCGGATCGGGGCAGAGTTAGGCAAAATCGCCCCCCCCACCTTAGCCCGCCAGGGGAGGGCAAGGCTAGGGGATCCCGGTTTGCTGAGCCTAGGGGGGCGTGGGATGAACTATAACAAAAGAAGACTACGTTAAGATTATAAGAACCGAGCCTGCCTCGGTCCTGTTTTTGCACGTCTTTTGCACTTCGCTGGGGGCAGCGCTTATGTTACATCTCATTTATCTGTTGGCCTTTACTATCCTGGCGGTGGTGGCCCTGACCAATCTGTTTCGCAATCTGTTTGCCATGGGGTCTCAGCAGCGCCAGGATCCCGGACTCAACGGCTCCAACGCCCCTAGGCCGCGCCAAGTCCCCCATCCTGAGTTTTTGGATGATGCGGGCAACGTGGTCAATGAACCCTTGTTGGTGATGCGATCGGTGCAGGTGGAAGATGTGCGCAGCCGTTTAGATGCCCTCTATGACGCATCTCCCAGCGGCCTGGAGGACAGCACCGACGAGGAATAAGACCCTGAGCCGGGACCCTTGCGATGCCCTCGCGGTCTCGGTAGGCTAGAGCCTGTACTGCTGTGAGTGGGGTTAGCCATGCAGATAATCGCCGGAGACGTGGGGGGAACTAAAACTATTTTGCATCTGGTGGATGTGCCGGAGAGACCACCGACCTTCGGGGAAGAGCCGTTTCGTCTCCACACCTTGCACCAGGGAACCTATACCAGTGCCCATTACCCTGATTTGGCCCCGATCGTGACGCAGTTTTTGGGGGAAGCCCGATCGGCGGGCTGGAAGATCCAAGCCGAGGGAGCCTGTTTTGCCATTGCCGGCCCTGTGATCCATAACACCTGTCGCCTCACCAATTTGGATTGGTCCTTGACGGGAAACCGGCTGGCCCAGGATTTGCAGGTGCCGTCGGTCGAGTTGATCAATGATTTTGCGGCGGTGGGCTATGGGGTCTTGGGGCTGGGGGAGGGAGACCTCTGTACCTTGCAGGTGGGCGATCGCGATACCACCGCCCCCATTGCCGTCCTCGGAGCCGGAACGGGCCTGGGGGAAGCTTTTTTAATCCGCCAGAAGGCAGAATCGGGCGACCAGTACCAGGTGTTTGCCTCGGAGGGGGGCCACACCAGTTTTGCGCCGCGATCGACCCTAGAATTTGAGCTATTGCAGAATATCCAGGATCGCCACCAGGTGGAGCGGGTGTCCGTGGAGCGGGTGGTGTCGGGCCAGGGGGTGGTGGCGATCTACCAGTTTTTGCGGGATTGCTACAAGCGCCCGGAGGATGCCCTGGTGGCGGGGGTGTTGCGCCAGTGGGAACAGGAACCCCCCACCGCCAAGACCCTGGATCCCGCCGCCACCATCGCCCAATCCGCCGATCGCGATCCCCTCTGCCAGGAAACCCTGGAACTGTTCATCACCGCCTATGGGGCGGAGGCGGGGGACATGGCCCTGAAGCTGCTGCCCTATGGGGGGCTGTATGTGGCGGGGGGCATTGCGGCTAAAAATCTGGCTTTGATGCGATCGGGGCTGTTTATGGATGCGTTCCAGGCCAAGGGGCGGGTCAGTGGGATGCTGGATCGGGTGCCGGTGCAGATCGTCCTCAACCCAGAGGTGGGCCTGATTGGAGCCGCTCTGTATGGGTCACGCTTAACCCTTAGTCGATCGGGGCAATAACCCGATGGGGGCAATAACCCGATCGGGGCAATAACCCAATCGGGGCAATAACAGAAAAAACGCTAGGGGCACAGGAGCGTATTTCTGCCCCGCTGGGGCTACCCTGTACCCATAACTGGGAGTATTGCTAATCCTCTGGGGCGATCGCCCGATTAAACCACCCCTAACCCCTCCAGGGAGGGGAATAAGAGCGAATTCCTCCCCCTCTGGGGAAGGGTCCGGGGGGTGGGTCAACCTATGACACCAGCAGATAACGCTTTATCACTTGCTGCGGCGATCGCCCGGTTAAACCACCCCTAACCCCTCCGGGGAGGGGAATAAGAGCGAATTCCTCCCCCTCCTTGGAGGGGGCTGGGGGGTGGGTCAACCTATGACACCAGCAGGAGCTATTGCCATAGGGACTGACAAAATTGGCCAGAATCCAAGACCACTAGCAGAATCAGGAAACCCGATCCCCAAATTGGCCGAAACCCGGTAGGGGCGGGGTTCCCCCGCCCAAAGCAAAACCTTGTGTCAGTCAACCCGCTAAAGCACTGTCCGCCAAATCCCCACAGCCTTGGAAAAAGGGCTGGAGTCGGGCCGCAATGGCAGCTACCCCCCCCGCCACATTGGACTCAATATTCAACGGCATCACGGGATCATGGAGGGACAGGCGCAACAGGAACCAACCCGACTCCCCCGGACTGCCGCAGGCAATGCGCACCCCTTCATAGTTTTTCGGCACAATCTCCCAGTCTGGTTGCTGGCCAGCAAAATCCTGGAGCGCCGCGATCACCTGGGTGCCATAGGTCTTAAAGTCTTCAGCCTTGATCTTCAGGCGAAATTCTTGACTTTCCACCGGTTCTTGTAAGTTAGCAATCAAATCCGTAATACTGCGGCCCGCCACCTTGGATTTTGATAATTCCACCAGTAACTTACTGACCAGATAGGCTCCGTCATCGAGAAAGTAGTTTTCCCGCATAGCTCCATGGCCAGAGGTTTCGATCGCCAGCCAAGACTCCTGCCCCGCCTTATTCAGCCCCACCGCTTCGTTAATGACATTTTTATAGCCCCGCTTAAACCGGTGGTGGGTGCCCCCTAGGTGCTGTTCAATAAACTGGGTCAGGCCATCGGAGGTGATGGAGTCGGTGACAATGGTGGAGGCGGGATGCTCCTGGAGAACAACGGCGGAAATTAGGGCAATCAGCCGGTTACGGTTGAGTTCTTTGCCCTGGCTGTCCACGGCTGCG
Encoded proteins:
- a CDS encoding glucokinase gives rise to the protein MQIIAGDVGGTKTILHLVDVPERPPTFGEEPFRLHTLHQGTYTSAHYPDLAPIVTQFLGEARSAGWKIQAEGACFAIAGPVIHNTCRLTNLDWSLTGNRLAQDLQVPSVELINDFAAVGYGVLGLGEGDLCTLQVGDRDTTAPIAVLGAGTGLGEAFLIRQKAESGDQYQVFASEGGHTSFAPRSTLEFELLQNIQDRHQVERVSVERVVSGQGVVAIYQFLRDCYKRPEDALVAGVLRQWEQEPPTAKTLDPAATIAQSADRDPLCQETLELFITAYGAEAGDMALKLLPYGGLYVAGGIAAKNLALMRSGLFMDAFQAKGRVSGMLDRVPVQIVLNPEVGLIGAALYGSRLTLSRSGQ